In Streptomyces sp. NBC_00878, a single window of DNA contains:
- a CDS encoding ferredoxin — protein sequence MDQPPQHLDIDWTSCQAHGLCAELLPDHITLDEWGYPLVDAAPLPARTLKRARRAAADCPVLALRLAAA from the coding sequence ATGGACCAGCCGCCCCAGCACCTCGACATCGACTGGACGTCCTGCCAGGCCCACGGCCTCTGCGCCGAACTCCTCCCCGACCACATCACCCTCGACGAATGGGGCTACCCCCTCGTCGACGCGGCCCCGCTCCCCGCCCGAACCCTGAAACGGGCCCGCAGAGCGGCGGCGGACTGCCCGGTCCTGGCCCTCAGACTCGCGGCGGCCTGA
- a CDS encoding NADH-ubiquinone oxidoreductase-F iron-sulfur binding region domain-containing protein, whose translation MTSSTFTDILMAPRLLAPGGAPADRATHETRYGPLAHGDPAALLRTLAESGLTGRGGAAFPTYRKFVSVVDAARRTGRAPVVVANGAEGEPASAKDKTLLSHSPHLVLDGLRLAAHATGAGAAYLAAEDGATHLETAVATRLETAVAERDDPIPVRVVRVPKRFLSGQSSALAQHLSGHAALPRHQDPPVREQGVRRAPTLVQNVETLAHLALIARYGADWFRSAGTPSEPGSTLCTVHVPGREVRVVEAPFGMPLHRLLPLEGTAAILLGGYHGTWLPVAEAAQLRLSAANLGAGVLAALPTDRCGLAETARVLRYLALESAGQCGPCLNGLPRIAAAFRTLAVPGPQGTARDDVARWAGLVEGRGACHHPDGTVRLVRSALTTFAAELDVHARGLCTATDRTPLLPVPDHRS comes from the coding sequence ATGACCAGCAGCACGTTCACGGACATCCTCATGGCCCCACGCCTCCTCGCCCCCGGCGGCGCCCCCGCCGACCGCGCCACGCACGAGACCCGCTACGGCCCCCTCGCCCACGGCGACCCGGCGGCCCTCCTGCGCACCCTCGCGGAGTCCGGCCTCACTGGCCGGGGCGGCGCCGCCTTCCCCACGTACCGCAAGTTCGTCTCGGTCGTCGACGCGGCCCGCCGCACCGGCCGCGCCCCCGTCGTCGTAGCGAACGGCGCCGAGGGCGAACCGGCGAGCGCCAAGGACAAGACCCTGCTGAGCCACTCGCCCCATCTGGTCCTGGACGGGCTGCGGTTGGCGGCGCACGCGACCGGAGCGGGGGCGGCGTACCTCGCCGCGGAGGACGGGGCCACACACCTCGAAACGGCCGTGGCCACACGCCTCGAAACGGCCGTGGCCGAGCGCGACGACCCCATCCCCGTACGCGTCGTCCGCGTACCCAAACGCTTCCTGTCCGGCCAGTCCTCCGCCCTCGCCCAGCACCTCTCCGGCCACGCCGCCCTGCCCCGCCACCAGGACCCTCCGGTACGTGAACAGGGCGTCCGCCGGGCGCCCACCCTCGTCCAGAACGTCGAGACGCTCGCGCACCTCGCACTGATCGCCCGCTACGGAGCCGACTGGTTCCGCTCGGCCGGCACACCGTCGGAACCGGGCAGCACCCTGTGCACGGTGCACGTGCCCGGCCGCGAGGTCCGGGTCGTGGAGGCCCCCTTCGGCATGCCCCTGCACCGCCTGCTCCCGCTGGAGGGCACCGCCGCGATTCTGCTGGGCGGCTACCACGGCACCTGGCTCCCGGTCGCCGAAGCGGCTCAACTCCGCCTGTCCGCCGCGAACTTGGGCGCGGGCGTCCTCGCCGCTCTCCCCACCGACCGCTGTGGCCTCGCCGAAACCGCCCGCGTCCTGCGCTACTTGGCCCTGGAATCGGCCGGTCAGTGCGGTCCCTGCCTCAACGGCCTGCCGCGTATCGCCGCGGCCTTCCGCACCCTGGCCGTCCCCGGTCCCCAGGGCACCGCCCGCGACGACGTCGCCCGCTGGGCCGGACTCGTCGAGGGCCGTGGCGCCTGCCACCACCCCGACGGCACGGTCCGACTGGTCCGCAGCGCCCTGACCACCTTCGCCGCCGAACTCGACGTCCACGCCCGGGGCTTGTGCACCGCGACCGACCGCACCCCCTTGCTGCCCGTCCCCGACCACAGGAGCTGA
- a CDS encoding ferric reductase-like transmembrane domain-containing protein, which yields MTDASILWYANRATGAVCLVLFTVVVLLGIAVRLRTRLPGLPRFGTVSLHRTLSLSATAFLAIHIATAVVDGYVDITALDVLVPFASDYQPLWLGLGTVALDLMLAVLLTSLFRTRLGHRTWRAVHWLAYASWPVALVHGIGIGTDTGTDWMLWLTVTCVAAVLAAFTIRVTQAVRAAHRTPATLLTAEGARP from the coding sequence ATGACCGACGCCTCCATCCTCTGGTACGCCAACCGCGCCACCGGCGCCGTCTGCCTGGTCCTCTTCACCGTCGTGGTCCTCCTGGGCATCGCCGTACGCCTGAGAACCCGCCTCCCCGGCCTCCCCCGCTTCGGCACGGTCTCCCTCCACCGCACCCTCTCCCTCTCCGCGACCGCCTTCCTGGCCATCCACATCGCCACCGCGGTCGTCGACGGCTACGTCGACATCACCGCCCTCGACGTCCTCGTCCCGTTCGCCTCCGACTACCAGCCCCTCTGGCTGGGCCTCGGCACGGTCGCCCTGGACCTGATGCTCGCCGTCCTGCTCACCAGCCTCTTCCGCACGAGACTCGGCCACCGCACCTGGCGAGCCGTCCACTGGCTGGCCTACGCGTCCTGGCCGGTGGCCCTGGTCCACGGCATCGGCATCGGCACGGACACCGGCACCGACTGGATGCTCTGGCTGACCGTCACCTGCGTCGCAGCGGTCCTCGCCGCCTTCACGATCCGCGTCACCCAGGCCGTACGAGCCGCCCACCGCACCCCCGCCACCCTCCTCACCGCCGAAGGGGCGCGACCATGA